A genomic window from Pseudoalteromonas piratica includes:
- a CDS encoding redoxin family protein has product MKNKTLMLVPFIIFAVLCVFLLKGLFGNPKEIETGRLGQTMPAFNLPDLMDENKRWTDKDLLGDVYLLNVWGTWCPTCLIELPYLTKLRGQGVKIIGLYYEQNYDPDFGDSFDLAALQREVKGMLSRTGDPYQFNILDLNRTLALDLGVSGAPEHFLVDKNGKIILHHTGDINERVWRAKFAPKLLELK; this is encoded by the coding sequence ATGAAAAATAAAACGTTAATGTTGGTACCTTTTATTATTTTTGCCGTGCTTTGCGTATTTTTATTAAAAGGCTTATTTGGTAACCCAAAAGAAATTGAAACGGGTCGATTAGGTCAAACGATGCCAGCGTTCAACTTGCCAGATTTAATGGATGAGAATAAGCGCTGGACAGATAAAGATCTACTTGGTGACGTTTATTTATTGAATGTATGGGGCACATGGTGCCCTACCTGTTTAATCGAATTGCCATACCTTACTAAGTTACGTGGTCAAGGAGTGAAAATTATTGGCCTTTACTATGAACAAAACTATGACCCTGATTTCGGTGATAGCTTTGATTTAGCTGCGTTGCAGCGTGAAGTGAAGGGCATGTTGTCACGCACGGGTGACCCATATCAATTTAACATTTTGGACCTCAACCGCACACTGGCGTTAGATTTAGGTGTCTCTGGTGCGCCAGAGCACTTTTTAGTCGATAAAAACGGCAAAATTATCTTGCATCACACAGGTGATATTAATGAACGAGTATGGCGTGCAAAGTTTGCACCTAAGTTATTAGAGCTCAAGTAA
- a CDS encoding cytochrome c-type biogenesis protein: protein MKKLFIVLLTIFSVSLFAAENQYQFNSAQEEQLFRELTAELRCPKCQNQNIADSDAVVAKDLRDKVLELVQAGNDKDQVVDYMIDRYGYFVHYKPPVTPLTLLLWILPLGFVVLGFVFILLTQKKQAKKKAQWSEADEQKLAALIAKYKESA from the coding sequence ATGAAAAAATTATTTATCGTATTATTGACGATTTTCTCTGTGAGTTTGTTCGCTGCAGAAAATCAATATCAGTTTAACAGCGCTCAAGAAGAGCAATTGTTTCGTGAATTAACTGCTGAACTGCGTTGCCCTAAATGTCAAAATCAGAATATTGCAGATTCAGATGCCGTCGTTGCAAAAGATCTGCGTGATAAAGTGCTTGAACTGGTACAAGCGGGTAATGATAAAGATCAGGTAGTTGATTATATGATTGATCGCTACGGCTACTTTGTTCACTACAAGCCGCCTGTCACACCACTTACATTATTACTTTGGATTTTACCTTTAGGATTTGTTGTGCTTGGTTTTGTGTTTATTTTATTAACGCAAAAAAAGCAGGCTAAGAAAAAAGCACAATGGAGTGAGGCTGATGAACAAAAGTTAGCAGCATTGATCGCAAAGTATAAGGAATCAGCATGA
- the ccmI gene encoding c-type cytochrome biogenesis protein CcmI gives MITSFYFYAAILVVFGLFFVVFPFIRKEKSIETNPNANALRISDYESRLEELSQEVETGKLSEDAYNTAVVEQKQALLQELAPEQQLNQHGNRSVIALTASLFTLTFCIVFYLMTGSFNLLTQWQDAKDNLPELGKRAVLQQGEPLSNNEMQELALGLRTKLAEQGDDEMAWLLLGRIMLMLNDYESANMSFDKAIAMNANNINALVSKAQVLMLEGADHSINQAAKVVSQVLKIEPSNTDALSMLALIAYERGDWQQSLAAFELILGRMSETNPSYAMLNARVEELKVKVAQQSNNSEQNSVGQGLSVSVNITLADELKDQLPANGVLFVFAKAENGPPMPLAVVKKPQWQLPLTVTLSESDAMVAGMTFAEFKRVKIVARISIDDKVDTQAGELEGHTQGFDIEQINQVNLTIDKLL, from the coding sequence ATGATTACATCATTTTATTTTTATGCTGCAATTCTTGTGGTATTTGGTTTGTTCTTTGTTGTTTTTCCGTTTATTCGCAAAGAAAAATCAATTGAAACTAACCCCAATGCAAATGCCTTACGTATTTCTGATTACGAATCTCGTTTAGAAGAACTATCGCAAGAAGTTGAAACCGGTAAATTAAGTGAAGATGCTTATAACACTGCGGTTGTTGAGCAAAAACAAGCTTTATTACAGGAACTTGCTCCGGAGCAACAGCTTAATCAACATGGCAATCGTTCCGTTATCGCATTAACTGCGAGTTTGTTCACCTTAACATTCTGTATAGTGTTCTATTTAATGACGGGTAGCTTCAACTTGTTGACACAATGGCAAGATGCGAAAGATAACTTACCTGAACTTGGTAAACGTGCGGTGCTACAACAAGGCGAGCCACTATCAAACAATGAAATGCAAGAGCTTGCTCTTGGTCTGCGCACAAAACTCGCAGAGCAAGGTGATGACGAAATGGCTTGGCTACTACTCGGACGAATCATGCTGATGCTAAACGATTATGAATCAGCAAATATGTCATTTGATAAGGCAATAGCTATGAATGCCAATAATATTAATGCGCTGGTGAGTAAAGCTCAGGTATTAATGTTAGAGGGGGCTGATCATTCAATAAACCAAGCGGCTAAAGTGGTTTCTCAGGTTTTAAAGATTGAACCGAGTAATACAGATGCACTTTCAATGCTGGCATTAATTGCTTATGAACGTGGTGATTGGCAACAATCTCTTGCGGCATTTGAGCTTATCTTAGGGCGTATGTCAGAAACTAACCCCAGTTATGCCATGTTAAATGCTCGGGTTGAAGAGTTAAAGGTTAAGGTTGCGCAGCAATCTAACAATTCTGAACAAAATTCAGTTGGACAAGGCCTATCCGTCTCGGTAAATATTACCCTTGCAGATGAATTAAAAGATCAACTACCTGCTAATGGTGTTTTATTCGTTTTTGCAAAAGCAGAAAATGGTCCGCCAATGCCGCTGGCAGTGGTTAAAAAGCCACAATGGCAGCTCCCATTAACCGTTACATTATCCGAAAGTGACGCCATGGTTGCAGGCATGACCTTTGCTGAGTTCAAGCGTGTTAAAATAGTAGCCCGCATTAGTATTGATGATAAAGTTGATACGCAAGCAGGTGAACTTGAAGGACATACTCAAGGCTTTGATATTGAGCAAATTAATCAAGTTAATCTGACAATAGATAAATTACTATAA
- a CDS encoding MlaA family lipoprotein, protein MLLTGCAQVPPEKEDPRDPLQSVNRPIYDFNMDVLDAYVLRPVAVGYTKVTPQPVRSGLVNATNNLDAPIDATNSLLQGKVSNSGVNVARFLVNSTVGIFGIFDVASEIGLVEETEDFGQTLGVWGVSDGAYLMFPGYGPSTVRNASGDVMDAVVLPSLSLGTPVTLGKWVIKVLEARASLIPQEALLNESLDPYLFLKDVYFQRQLYELYDGNPPLPKVEKSTEEKANDDFFENL, encoded by the coding sequence ATGCTGTTAACAGGGTGTGCCCAAGTACCACCTGAGAAGGAAGATCCGCGCGATCCGCTGCAATCAGTAAACAGGCCCATTTACGATTTCAATATGGATGTGCTTGATGCATATGTATTGAGACCTGTTGCTGTTGGTTATACCAAAGTGACACCACAACCTGTTCGTAGTGGTTTAGTCAATGCTACCAATAATTTAGATGCACCAATTGATGCAACAAACTCGTTATTGCAAGGAAAAGTGTCGAACTCGGGGGTGAATGTTGCTAGATTTTTAGTTAATTCAACCGTCGGTATTTTTGGTATTTTTGATGTTGCCTCTGAAATCGGTTTAGTTGAAGAAACGGAGGACTTTGGTCAAACATTGGGTGTTTGGGGTGTTTCTGATGGCGCTTACTTAATGTTTCCAGGTTACGGGCCAAGTACTGTCAGAAATGCATCAGGAGATGTCATGGATGCGGTTGTATTGCCAAGTTTATCTTTAGGCACGCCTGTGACTTTGGGTAAATGGGTAATAAAGGTGCTTGAAGCTCGTGCCTCACTTATTCCGCAAGAAGCATTATTAAACGAGTCATTAGACCCATACTTATTCTTAAAAGACGTTTACTTTCAGCGCCAACTATACGAATTGTATGATGGTAATCCACCATTACCAAAAGTTGAAAAGAGCACTGAAGAAAAAGCGAATGATGACTTTTTTGAAAACTTATAG
- a CDS encoding EAL and HDOD domain-containing protein — protein sequence MYFYAARQPILNREKKLIGYELLFRDSLDNVFPNINEDEATSRLIEGSQLSLGLEDMTGDKPAFINFTLETLVKGYAKTLGTKEVVVEILETVQPGKRLLAAVKELKEMGYTIALDDYKHAPVWRHFYPFVDIIKIDWLDTSIDQIKEIIAQTKDFPSIQFLAEKVETPEQFEQAMELGFHYFQGFFFAKPEVVQSRALAPNEMTLAELLYETSSPEMDLKKVTEVFERDVNLSYKLLRYSNSAAFKRRAEISTIKQALVVLGIEELKRFLSVLFTAQVASDKPPELMRLCLTRAKFAELLSEQAGQYQESSKAFLTGMLSLIDGILDQSMESVLDKLPLSEEIKLAILNREGRLAEYLGLVEAYEIAQWQKAKEIQDKLSLNADEIPTAYHDALQWANLQMDAMSK from the coding sequence ATGTATTTTTATGCAGCGAGACAACCTATTCTAAACCGCGAAAAAAAACTCATTGGTTATGAACTTCTTTTCAGAGATAGTTTAGATAATGTATTTCCTAATATAAATGAAGACGAGGCAACTTCGCGCCTTATTGAAGGAAGCCAGCTAAGCCTTGGGCTTGAAGATATGACAGGCGACAAACCTGCATTTATCAATTTTACACTTGAAACATTAGTAAAAGGTTATGCAAAAACATTAGGCACCAAAGAAGTCGTTGTCGAAATTCTAGAGACTGTGCAACCAGGTAAGCGACTTCTTGCTGCGGTAAAAGAGCTTAAAGAAATGGGTTACACCATTGCTCTTGATGATTATAAACATGCCCCAGTTTGGCGACACTTTTATCCCTTTGTCGATATCATCAAAATCGACTGGCTCGACACCTCGATTGACCAAATCAAAGAAATCATTGCACAAACCAAAGACTTTCCAAGTATTCAATTCCTGGCTGAAAAAGTAGAAACACCAGAACAATTTGAACAAGCAATGGAGCTTGGCTTCCACTATTTCCAAGGTTTTTTCTTCGCAAAACCGGAAGTAGTTCAAAGCCGTGCATTAGCACCAAACGAAATGACACTTGCAGAGTTACTGTATGAAACATCAAGCCCAGAGATGGACTTGAAAAAAGTAACGGAAGTGTTTGAGCGTGATGTCAATTTATCATACAAGCTCTTACGTTATTCAAACTCAGCAGCATTTAAACGTCGTGCCGAGATAAGCACAATCAAACAAGCACTTGTTGTGTTAGGTATTGAAGAACTTAAACGTTTTCTATCTGTGCTTTTCACCGCGCAAGTGGCTTCAGACAAGCCACCTGAGCTAATGCGTTTGTGTTTAACCCGAGCAAAGTTTGCTGAGCTTCTTTCAGAGCAAGCTGGTCAATATCAAGAGTCATCAAAAGCCTTCCTTACAGGTATGCTGTCGTTGATTGATGGTATCTTAGATCAATCAATGGAATCTGTATTGGATAAACTTCCTCTTTCGGAAGAAATCAAACTCGCGATTTTGAACCGTGAAGGGCGCTTGGCTGAGTACCTAGGATTAGTTGAGGCATATGAAATAGCGCAATGGCAAAAAGCAAAAGAAATCCAAGATAAATTAAGCTTGAACGCAGATGAAATTCCTACGGCTTATCATGATGCTCTGCAGTGGGCTAACTTACAGATGGACGCCATGAGCAAATAA
- the putP gene encoding sodium/proline symporter PutP, which translates to MEFGTIFSLGLYFAVMLGIGFYAYKKSTSDVSGYMLGGRNLSPSVTALSAGASDMSGWMLMGLPGAMYLSGLSSAWIGIGLIIGAYLNYLIVAPRLRTYTELANDSITLPDFFENRFNDDKRILRVISSIVIIVFFTLYTSSGVVAGGKLFESSFGMSYELGLYVTAGVVVIYTLFGGFLAVSLTDFVQGCIMFLALVLVPVVVLTEVGGLSNAIDTVEQLNPTLLSFASGVSILGVISAMAWGLGYFGQPHIIVRFMAIRSVKDLPIARRIGMSWMIVSLIGALATGFVGVVYVNQTGIELKDAETIFILLSQVLFHPLIAGFLLAAILAAIMSTISSQLLVTSSSLTEDIYKAFLNQQASQEKLVLVGRISVLVVALLAIFLAYDRESSILSLVSNAWAGFGAAFGPVVILSLYWSRMTKQGALAGIISGAATVLLWIYLPVTVNGQSLSSLMYEIVPGFIIASIAIVVVSYLSDEPSEQQVSMFNQVRNN; encoded by the coding sequence TTGGAGTTTGGCACCATCTTTTCGTTAGGCCTTTATTTTGCAGTAATGTTAGGTATTGGTTTTTATGCATATAAGAAGTCGACCAGTGATGTATCTGGTTATATGTTAGGGGGCCGAAACTTAAGCCCAAGTGTAACCGCACTTTCTGCGGGCGCTTCGGATATGAGTGGCTGGATGTTAATGGGTCTACCTGGAGCCATGTATTTATCAGGGCTAAGCAGTGCTTGGATTGGCATAGGACTTATCATTGGTGCCTATCTAAACTATTTAATTGTAGCACCACGCTTACGGACATATACCGAGCTTGCTAATGATTCGATTACCTTACCGGATTTTTTCGAAAACCGATTTAATGATGACAAACGTATTCTGAGGGTGATTTCATCAATTGTTATCATTGTGTTTTTTACCTTGTATACCTCATCTGGTGTTGTAGCTGGGGGCAAGTTATTTGAATCAAGTTTCGGTATGAGTTACGAACTTGGCTTATATGTCACCGCTGGGGTGGTGGTAATTTACACGTTATTTGGTGGGTTTTTGGCTGTGAGCCTGACTGATTTCGTGCAAGGTTGCATCATGTTTTTGGCGCTCGTTTTGGTGCCTGTGGTTGTGCTAACAGAAGTGGGCGGTTTATCAAATGCTATTGATACCGTTGAACAACTTAACCCAACGTTATTAAGTTTTGCATCGGGTGTTTCTATATTGGGCGTTATCTCGGCAATGGCGTGGGGCTTAGGCTATTTTGGTCAACCGCATATTATTGTGCGCTTTATGGCTATTCGCTCAGTTAAAGATTTACCTATTGCAAGACGAATAGGCATGAGCTGGATGATTGTCTCTTTAATTGGCGCATTAGCGACTGGTTTTGTCGGTGTTGTTTATGTAAATCAAACTGGCATTGAATTAAAAGACGCTGAAACTATCTTTATTTTACTTTCGCAAGTGCTGTTCCATCCTCTCATTGCAGGCTTTTTACTGGCTGCCATTTTAGCTGCTATTATGAGTACCATCTCATCACAATTATTAGTGACATCAAGTTCACTAACCGAAGACATATACAAAGCATTTTTGAATCAACAAGCGTCACAAGAAAAGTTGGTATTAGTGGGTCGTATTTCGGTATTAGTGGTTGCTTTGCTGGCTATATTTCTTGCTTATGACAGAGAGAGTTCTATTTTAAGTTTAGTCAGTAATGCATGGGCTGGTTTTGGTGCTGCGTTTGGACCGGTTGTTATTTTGAGCTTGTACTGGTCACGAATGACTAAGCAGGGGGCGCTAGCAGGGATTATCTCAGGAGCCGCGACGGTGTTGTTGTGGATTTACTTACCAGTTACGGTAAATGGACAAAGTCTAAGTAGTCTAATGTATGAGATCGTGCCTGGTTTTATCATTGCCAGCATCGCAATTGTGGTCGTCAGTTACTTATCAGATGAACCTTCTGAACAACAGGTATCCATGTTTAATCAGGTGCGAAACAATTAA
- a CDS encoding mechanosensitive ion channel family protein: MKCVIWRSLFVCFMMFLGSAVAEPKTDVTVKDLLELEEVEQAAKQTNEINAFVGWDTFGRETPKSSMQGFLSAARQQDYQTASEYLDFRNLPFEVTAASQPEIARQLHVSLDRTLWVDIEGLSNDLLGKLPENVPDYRDLVGTIETPEGTVPVLLQRVPTSENKRIWKISNATVAKIPVLDKYYGYSEMGEWLSQHLPNYRFMGVMLWQWLYFAVTFLLYIVASCLSYWVLIKLFNAFKIKLSFYIDFLYAPLSFLTATLLTRNFSDTSNVTFAVKAVAEASTILIFAWLWFLWRTVELVKSKLTGKLVAQGKTHTTYLLRPAANVVKSLLVIAAVLIWLENLGFSATTIMAGLGIGGLAVALAAQKSVENLIGAITLYSSTPVKVGNLCRIGKFIGTVEEIGLRATRVRTIERTVVYIANAKFIDMEIENFSEREKMAFRPKLLLEMPQSNTQLSEFNKALKALLEQHELIDESPCRVYFKGFSPFAVELYVLSYITSTDFETYLKVSDTLHFEIMNLLHQHKLKLAAPELLQA; the protein is encoded by the coding sequence ATGAAATGTGTGATATGGCGCAGTTTATTTGTGTGTTTTATGATGTTTTTGGGTTCTGCTGTTGCAGAGCCCAAAACTGATGTCACGGTAAAAGACCTGTTAGAGTTAGAAGAGGTTGAACAAGCCGCGAAACAAACAAATGAAATAAATGCGTTTGTTGGTTGGGACACATTTGGACGTGAAACACCTAAGAGCAGTATGCAGGGGTTTCTATCTGCCGCTCGTCAACAGGATTACCAAACAGCATCCGAATATTTGGACTTTAGAAACTTACCTTTTGAAGTCACAGCTGCATCTCAGCCTGAAATCGCACGTCAACTTCATGTCAGCTTAGATCGCACTCTGTGGGTTGATATTGAAGGCCTGTCCAATGATTTATTGGGAAAGTTACCTGAAAATGTGCCTGACTATCGTGATTTAGTCGGCACAATTGAAACTCCCGAAGGCACTGTGCCTGTATTGTTACAGCGTGTCCCGACAAGTGAAAATAAACGAATTTGGAAGATCTCCAACGCCACTGTTGCCAAAATTCCCGTCTTAGATAAATACTATGGATACAGTGAAATGGGTGAATGGTTATCACAACATTTACCTAATTATCGCTTTATGGGGGTGATGCTATGGCAATGGCTTTATTTTGCAGTGACATTTTTACTTTACATTGTCGCTAGCTGTCTGAGCTATTGGGTGTTAATTAAGTTATTTAATGCGTTCAAAATAAAACTAAGTTTTTATATAGACTTTTTATATGCGCCTTTAAGCTTTTTAACAGCAACCTTATTAACTCGTAATTTTTCTGATACGTCTAATGTGACTTTTGCCGTGAAAGCGGTGGCAGAAGCATCAACCATTTTAATTTTTGCTTGGCTTTGGTTTCTTTGGCGTACTGTAGAGCTTGTGAAGAGTAAATTGACAGGTAAACTGGTAGCGCAGGGGAAAACACACACGACGTATTTGCTTAGGCCTGCGGCAAATGTTGTTAAATCCCTCCTTGTGATCGCAGCGGTGCTAATCTGGCTTGAAAACTTAGGGTTTAGTGCAACCACTATTATGGCTGGCTTAGGTATTGGCGGTTTAGCTGTTGCCCTTGCCGCGCAAAAGTCAGTGGAAAACCTAATAGGCGCAATCACTTTGTACTCATCCACCCCGGTAAAAGTTGGTAACTTATGTCGTATTGGCAAGTTTATTGGTACGGTTGAAGAGATAGGCTTACGTGCCACCCGCGTGCGTACTATTGAACGCACCGTTGTGTATATTGCAAATGCCAAATTTATCGATATGGAAATTGAAAACTTTTCCGAGCGAGAGAAAATGGCATTTCGCCCTAAGTTATTGCTTGAAATGCCGCAGTCGAATACGCAATTGAGCGAGTTTAATAAAGCGCTCAAAGCACTGCTCGAACAGCATGAATTAATTGATGAAAGTCCATGTCGAGTTTATTTTAAGGGGTTTAGTCCATTTGCTGTTGAGTTGTATGTATTGTCTTATATTACAAGCACTGATTTTGAAACCTATCTTAAGGTCAGTGATACACTTCACTTCGAAATCATGAATTTATTGCATCAACATAAGTTAAAATTGGCTGCTCCCGAATTGTTACAAGCTTAA
- a CDS encoding TonB-dependent receptor has product MKYLQKSKLANLIQGSLFSSLVVSGAAFAQGEEAGAASSQLEVIQVTARKRVENAQEIPVAVSALQGDNLDAYSSAGMDIRFMNAKIPSLSVESSFGRTFPRFYVRGLGNTDFDLNASQPVSLVVDDVVQENPILKGFPVFDIERIEVLRGPQGTLFGRNTPAGLVKFDSVKPSQEFDAYTSLSYGTRGAMDFEGAVGTGLTDNISMRVSTLWQEKDNYIDTVAPGAEQKDVLGGYSEKAARVQFLYEGNDFTGLLNFRYRDLDGEPIVFYGNLMDVGSNKIRAGWKDDVVHHDAAKNATQQVETQGVSLKLEWDLNDHTITSISAWDSAEIFSRADVDGGYGCGFCGMETGHGFIPFAAESADAIPDHDQITQELRLSSNFSGDLNYQVGVFYFDEDLTIESFSYDTLANGAQNGYAVQNQQTKAWALFGSVDYTLSDALKVTAGLRYSDDEKDFVAERIQGPFGSGTAFGEANPSDDHVSWDLSATYKLTDDVNLFARAANSFRAPSIQGRILFGDEVTVADSETINSIEAGVKSDILDGRGRLNMTVFYYQMDDQQLTAVGGDSNFNRLLNADKTTGYGFEMDSEWVLADDLFATFNLSYNNTELKDDSLYLPGCFGCTITDPMVEGKGYSIDGNSLPHAPEWIANFTLRYSKEIGDGEFFAYTDWSYRSEIDFFLYRSVEFTGEALFEGGLRTGYNWASGDNEYEVAAFARNLTDERVVIGGVDFNNNTGIVNEGRFVGVEFKAKFF; this is encoded by the coding sequence ATGAAATATCTACAAAAGTCCAAGCTAGCTAATTTAATTCAAGGCTCACTATTTTCTTCTTTAGTTGTATCAGGTGCCGCATTTGCGCAGGGTGAAGAAGCAGGTGCTGCGTCATCTCAACTAGAAGTAATCCAAGTAACAGCTCGTAAGCGTGTTGAAAATGCTCAGGAAATTCCTGTAGCTGTCTCAGCACTGCAAGGTGATAACCTTGATGCATACAGCTCTGCTGGTATGGATATTCGTTTTATGAATGCGAAAATCCCAAGCCTTTCGGTTGAGTCTTCATTTGGTCGTACTTTCCCACGTTTTTATGTGCGTGGTTTAGGTAACACTGACTTCGATCTAAACGCGTCTCAGCCTGTATCATTAGTAGTTGACGATGTGGTTCAAGAAAACCCTATTCTAAAAGGTTTCCCTGTTTTTGACATCGAACGTATCGAAGTACTTCGTGGTCCTCAAGGTACGCTGTTTGGACGTAACACGCCAGCAGGTCTTGTAAAGTTTGACTCAGTTAAGCCTTCTCAAGAATTTGATGCATATACATCACTTTCATATGGTACGCGTGGTGCAATGGACTTTGAGGGTGCTGTAGGAACAGGTCTTACTGATAACATCTCAATGCGTGTTTCGACACTTTGGCAAGAAAAAGATAACTACATCGACACAGTAGCCCCTGGTGCTGAACAAAAAGATGTTTTAGGTGGTTATAGCGAAAAAGCGGCACGTGTTCAGTTCCTTTATGAAGGCAACGATTTCACGGGTCTTTTAAATTTCCGTTACCGCGACCTTGATGGTGAGCCGATTGTTTTCTATGGCAACCTAATGGATGTGGGCTCAAACAAAATTCGCGCGGGTTGGAAAGATGATGTTGTGCATCACGATGCTGCGAAGAATGCAACGCAACAAGTTGAAACACAAGGTGTTAGCTTAAAGCTTGAGTGGGACTTAAATGATCACACAATCACAAGTATTTCAGCTTGGGACAGTGCTGAGATTTTTTCTCGTGCTGACGTAGATGGTGGTTACGGTTGTGGTTTCTGTGGTATGGAAACAGGTCACGGCTTTATTCCATTTGCAGCAGAAAGTGCGGATGCGATTCCTGATCACGATCAAATCACTCAAGAACTTCGTCTTTCAAGCAACTTCAGTGGTGATTTAAACTACCAAGTTGGTGTATTTTACTTTGATGAAGATTTAACAATTGAAAGCTTCAGCTACGATACACTGGCGAATGGCGCTCAAAATGGTTATGCGGTACAAAACCAACAAACTAAAGCGTGGGCATTATTCGGTTCAGTTGATTACACGCTAAGCGATGCGCTAAAAGTGACTGCTGGTCTTCGTTATTCAGATGATGAAAAAGACTTTGTTGCAGAGCGTATTCAAGGACCTTTCGGTTCAGGTACTGCATTTGGTGAAGCAAACCCTAGTGATGATCATGTGTCATGGGATTTATCAGCAACTTATAAGTTAACGGATGACGTAAATTTATTTGCACGTGCTGCAAACAGCTTCCGTGCCCCAAGTATTCAGGGCCGTATCCTGTTTGGTGATGAGGTAACTGTTGCTGACTCAGAAACAATCAACTCAATCGAAGCAGGTGTTAAGTCAGATATTCTTGATGGTCGTGGCCGCTTGAATATGACCGTGTTCTATTATCAGATGGACGATCAGCAATTAACTGCAGTAGGTGGTGACTCGAACTTCAACCGTTTACTTAATGCTGATAAAACAACTGGCTATGGTTTTGAAATGGATTCAGAGTGGGTGCTTGCAGACGACTTATTTGCAACATTCAACTTAAGCTACAACAACACTGAGCTTAAAGATGACTCTTTATACCTGCCAGGTTGTTTTGGTTGCACCATTACTGATCCAATGGTTGAAGGCAAAGGTTACAGCATCGATGGTAACAGTTTACCGCATGCACCTGAATGGATTGCAAACTTCACGCTTCGCTACAGTAAAGAAATTGGCGATGGTGAGTTCTTCGCATACACTGATTGGTCATACCGCAGTGAAATTGATTTCTTCCTTTACCGTTCAGTTGAATTCACTGGTGAAGCATTATTTGAAGGCGGCTTACGTACTGGTTATAACTGGGCGTCGGGCGACAACGAATATGAAGTTGCAGCATTTGCCCGTAACTTAACTGATGAACGTGTTGTTATTGGTGGTGTAGACTTCAACAACAACACGGGTATTGTAAATGAAGGTCGCTTTGTAGGCGTTGAATTCAAGGCTAAATTCTTCTAA
- a CDS encoding HAD family hydrolase, producing the protein MSLLAIYFDLDGTLVDSEHLHAVSWNKVLTEYGLSFSEDEFCQQYAGKPTLEAAKTIVSEHGLEITPSALANLKHVVFSDISKNQLPELLPGAKDLLTWCKKQGLKLALVTGSAKAEATAILSGHNLTPFFDVIYTRDDVELPKPHPEPYQLAIAQFALTAESGLAIEDTVAGSTSAKAAGLFTVVVPNKYTMSSDFSHVDLRCKDLTAVKALIASKL; encoded by the coding sequence ATGTCTTTGCTGGCGATTTATTTTGATCTAGACGGCACTTTGGTTGATTCAGAGCACTTACATGCGGTGAGCTGGAATAAAGTACTGACTGAATATGGACTCTCTTTTAGTGAAGATGAATTTTGCCAGCAGTATGCTGGAAAGCCGACTCTTGAAGCAGCTAAAACCATTGTTAGCGAACATGGTTTAGAGATTACGCCAAGTGCACTTGCCAATCTCAAGCATGTGGTTTTTTCTGATATCTCAAAAAACCAGCTACCAGAATTATTGCCAGGGGCAAAAGACTTACTGACGTGGTGTAAAAAGCAAGGTTTAAAATTGGCATTGGTGACTGGCAGTGCAAAAGCGGAAGCCACCGCTATTTTGTCAGGCCATAATTTAACGCCATTTTTTGATGTGATTTATACCCGAGATGATGTTGAGTTGCCAAAACCACATCCTGAGCCTTATCAATTGGCAATAGCACAGTTTGCTTTAACAGCTGAATCCGGCCTTGCTATTGAAGATACTGTGGCGGGGTCAACAAGTGCCAAGGCTGCGGGTCTATTTACTGTGGTTGTGCCAAATAAATACACTATGTCATCTGATTTTTCGCATGTAGACCTTCGCTGTAAAGATTTAACAGCTGTTAAAGCGCTGATCGCCAGCAAACTCTAA